The genome window AGATAACTAGAATGGCTAAAATAATATTTTTAGTCTTATTCATTATTATGCCTCCTCTGATATTGGGCTAGTTTTGTCATTGGTTAAGACATTGAGCTCTTTTAATTCGTTGAAATTATACGTAGTAAGGAAATTGAAAATTAATACAGTAAGTAAACCTTCACTAATAGCAAGTGGAATTTGAGTTAAAGCAAAAACGCTCATGAATTTTAACAAAGAAAATTCAAATCCACCTGTAGGAGAAGGGAATGCCAATGCTAATTGAACCGATGTGGTTATATAAGTCAGTAAATTTCCTAATGATGCAGCTAAGAATACTGATAACCATTTAGGACTATTAAATTTATTAAGAAGCTTATAGATTCCAAATGCAACGAAAGGACCTACTATGGCCATAGAAAAAGCATTAGCACCTAATGTTGTAATCCCTCCATGAGCTAGTAATAATGCTTGAAACAGTAAAACTATACTGCCTAATACTGTCATTGCAGTTGGGCCAAATAAAATAGACCCAAGGCCAACTCCTGTAGGATGAGAGCAGCTCCCGGTTACAGAAGGTAATTTGAGGGCAGAAAGCACGAAAGCAAATGCTCCTGCTAATGCTAGAAGCATTTTAAGTTTTGGGTTAAGATTGACATTTTTTTGTATTGATTTGATTCCTATAAGCAAAAACGGTAATGTCATTGCCCCCCAGAAGATACTCCATTTAATAGGTAAAAATCCTTCCATAATGTGCATGGCTGAGGCATATTGGGGCGATAATAGTAATATAGTAACGAGTATTACCAGGAGATTTTCAAACTTTTTTAACATCTTAATCACACTCCATATTTTAATAATGCAAATCACTTGCATTATTATATGAAAATTTGTTAGAATTGTCTATATCAAAAAATATGTTATCAACTTTTAAAAAATATGATTTAATATGAATTAGGTTAAAAAGGAGATTTATCTGGTGTTAAAGAGTTCATTTAAGTTTACAATCTTATTGTTTTTGGCAGTTTGTTTGTTGAATTCTAAAAATTGTGCACAAAGTAGTGAATTAGATGAAAATAATCTAAAAACAAAAACTCAGGAAAGTCTGGCTTTAAATGAAGGCCCAAATGTAGTTGATGAGCAGAATTCTGAAAAACCTGCAGTGGGTACAGAAGAAAGTAAAATTCAGAAAGATAAGCATATTATTCCTGTATTAGAGTTAAAAGGTGGAGTTAAGCAGGCAGAAGAAACCCCAAAAACACCTTTAAAATCCTGGGTGACCGGTGATTATGCTACAGGGGATTGGGGTGGATTACGCACTAAACTTGAAGAAAATGGAATAAATCTACAAACAGAGTATACAATGGAACCCTTTATGAATTTACGCGATAGAGTTCCAGTAGACTATTTTGGTAACCTCGATGTTACTCTTGAATTAGAGACAGAAAAAATGAAACTCTGGCGTGGTGGTAAATTCTTTGTATATTTTCAACAAAACCATGGTAATGGCATAACAGATCGCTATATAAATGATATCCAAACCCTCAGTAACATAGATCCTGGTAAAAGTTATACTCATATTAGTGAATACTGGTATGAGCAAGGATTATTTGATAACAGGTTTAGAGTTAAGCTTGGTAAACAGGATGCAAATGAAGATTTCTGCGCATTGGATTATGCAGGAGATCATATTAACTCATCATTTGGTCTGATTCCTACAGTGCCAATTCCAACCTTCCCAAATCCTGGACTTGGTGTTGCAACATTTATTGAACCTATAGACTTAATTTCTATTGGTGCTGGTTTTTACGATGGAGCTGCTAAAGGTGGGACATCCGGTTTTGATACTGCTTTTGATAATGATGGTGGTGGTGTAACTGTAGTAGAAGTTAACCTGAAACCAGCTTTTGGTTCTCAAAAGCAATATCCTGGCAAGTATCAGGCAGGATTCTGGCATCATAGCGGTGATGTTGATGAAATAACCTTAGATGATCCAGTTAGAACATATACTAGTAACGCAGGGATTTATTTTGGAGCAGAACAGCTAATTTTTAAAGAACAGAAAGATTTAGAAGACGATCAAGGGTTAGCAGTATTTGGCCAATATGGCTGGGCTCCTCAAGAGAAAAACCAGATAGCAGAGTATTATGGCATTGGACTGAGTTATAAAGGATTATTTACAACTCGTAATAATGATATGACTGGAATTGGAACTGCTTTTGCAAGATTTGGAAGAAATACAGAACGTGTAGATCGTACAACCGGTGAAACAGTGCTAGAATTTTTCCATAAGTTTCAGATTACTCCTTGGTTAGCAATCCAGCCAGATTTACAATATATTTATAATCCAAGTGGAACAGAAAGAGACGCAGTTGCATTTGGTATTAGAACAAAGATAACTTTCTAGTGTATAGATCTACAAATAATATGTTATAATTTCCCGAACTGTCATCCTGAGGAGCAAAGCGACGTGAGGATCTTGTCAATGTACAATTTTAATGTTAATTTTAAGGCTTAAATAGTGTATTGTATGGATTGCCACGGGCTAAAGCCCTCGCAATGACAGGGGGTTGCTTTTAACATATTAAGTAACAAACAAAAAATTTCTTCGTCTTAATTTTAAAGTTAGGCCAAAAAATAGGTGGA of Candidatus Melainabacteria bacterium RIFOXYA2_FULL_32_9 contains these proteins:
- a CDS encoding cobalamin biosynthesis protein CbiM (catalyzes the ATP-dependent transport of cobalt); its protein translation is MLKKFENLLVILVTILLLSPQYASAMHIMEGFLPIKWSIFWGAMTLPFLLIGIKSIQKNVNLNPKLKMLLALAGAFAFVLSALKLPSVTGSCSHPTGVGLGSILFGPTAMTVLGSIVLLFQALLLAHGGITTLGANAFSMAIVGPFVAFGIYKLLNKFNSPKWLSVFLAASLGNLLTYITTSVQLALAFPSPTGGFEFSLLKFMSVFALTQIPLAISEGLLTVLIFNFLTTYNFNELKELNVLTNDKTSPISEEA